ACTCCAAGGAAAGGCTTGGAGAGGAGAGAGAAGGCACATTGGTGGGTGACGACAGATGCTAGCCATCAGTGGTGGAAAGGAAATCAGGGGTGCTCATAGTCATAGCTATAGCCGGCTGCGGCACGTTATGTTGGGTGTAAGATAGGTGAAGATAGTGGGTGAGTAGTTCTTTGGCACCGCCACCAACTTTAGGCTGGTCATGTGGAAAGCATGGGCGCTGCCAAAATGCAAGTCTTTTGCTTGCTTGGTAATCTCCAACATAGTTTGGACCTCCGGAATGACTAGCAAAATGTGTGGCTGGCCACATACACCTATTGTCCATCGTGTCGACACACGCAAGAAATGCTCATAACTTATTAGTTGACTGCCTCTATACAAGTAGAATCTGAAACTTTGTTATTGGACTGGGTCTCACTCTACCACATCATAGACACCAACTGGAGTACCAATTATTTGACCCATGCTTGGTGGACTAATCTGGCACATGCACACAATGCACCGAGAAAAAGCTTTGAGAACACTCATTATACTAATGGTTTGGGAAATCcaaaaggaaaggaatcaatgaTTGTAACATCGTCACAAATATTTTTGTGATTTTTTGCTCTTTGGAAATCTAGAatgaaaagaatcaaagaaggcGGAACTTGGGCATTAGTGGGGTGAAGAAGCTTGCTTAGATTTTGCCTCCCCATGGTTGATCTCTGGCTATCACTGTTGTGattagattttattttattttttttgcttTGCCCCTAGTAGTGGTTGTATCTTTCTTCTCTATCAATGGAAATGGGCACTGCTTCATGTCGGTACATTAAAAAAGAATGCATTCCTACTTTACTAAGAAAATTCAAGGATATTTGGTTATCAATCGAGCTTTGCCTAGCATTAGCAATTTGGTTAGGTAAACCTTGCCAAGCCAGGAGAAAAAATCGGTTCTCTCACACACAAAGAAGGAAAAAGCTTGCTAGCCATCCAAATGCATGTCGAGCTCGGCAAACCTTGTCAAGCCAGGAGAGAAAAGTGGCTCTCTCACACAAAGAAGAGGCTAAAGCTTGCTAGACAATTAAATACATGGCCAGCTCCAAATCCTCGCTTGACAAGGCGAGTCAAACTTTGGGTGTGATTGGTTGCTTGAATAACAATATATCTAGGCTAGTATAGTGCAGTGTCTAGTTATTCGATTTTTTCTTTAGTCCCTTATGTAGTAGGCTACAACTATCCTCAAAGAACCCACCAGCCTGGATCCACCAAAAATGGCCAAATCGGCCGCACCACCCTATGCAACATTTTCGCTCTAGGCCTTGGCCCATTCCTTGCAGTTGCAGCCACACTAAAGTGTGCTACATCCACATTAAATCTTGCAGCCTAAACGGATTACTGTTGTCATCAACCTTCCCTACCCCATCTTCCCTCTCTTGTCATTTGCGCCGCCACTCTAAGGTTTTACTCTCCTATCGCCCTCTTCCTCGCAGCAGGAATCGAAGATCCCGCCACCACCCATATCCTCTTTGACTTAAGGCTCCTAAGGATCGGGTAATGTGGCTCGTCGGAGGCTGTgatgtggctgatcttggttaCCCATAAGCTAGAAAACTTCCCTGGTATTTTCTGGCACGGGCACTGCCATGCATACGTCCCtcccctcttcttcatctcttggGATACAGTGGAAAGATCCTCCTTAATCTCCTGTTGCCTGCTATTTTTTGCGAGTTCAATGTAAATGCATCAGTCTTCTTCCCAGGTGTCGTGGAGAGATCCTTTGTAACCTACTCTTGCGATGATGTTTGCGAGTTTTTGTAGGATATCGATGCATCTAGGGTCTTCTTAGAAATTGTTGTTCTCTCATCTATATCCATCTTGTCGTTGCTGATTTTGACATGGGATGTAAAGATCCATCGATTTGCCACTGAGCTTTCACTCTTGTTAATGATGTAGCCCTTCTTGGTTGAGACAAGGAAAGAACATACTTTTGTCCAAAATTTACATAGAAATGTCGATGATTTCTGGTCGTTATGTTCCATCTTGAAATGGGAGGCACATCAATTGATGTTGCTTTGAACTGTTTGGGTTTTGCACATTCGAAATTAACTCGTTTATTATATTTCACTAGACCAGAAATGGATCGTGCAAAGACTGCAAGGCGTCTGTACTGCAGGAGCAGACGAGCAGGCCACACAGCAGACAGCACAACAGATCGGCCACCTCCTCGAATCCGATGGCCCTCGGCGACAGCGCCACTGCCACCCCGCCGGTGGCCAAGCTCTCCATCTCCGGCGCGGCCCTGGCGGCGCTGCTGCACCGCTGCGCCGCCGCGGCAGGCGACTGCGACGGCCTCCTCTTCGGCCGCGCCGCGCACCTGCCCGCGCCGCCGGCCGCCCTCTCCGACTACGacgacgccgcggcggcggccccgCCCGCCCCCGCGCTCTCCATCTCCGTCTCCGGCCACTGCTCCCTCTCccacccctcctccctctccgacTCCCTCGACCGCTTCCGTCCCCCCTCCTCCTCTCCCGCCCCCATCGGCTTCTTCTCCTCCCGCCGCCGCACCGCGCTCCGCCCCTCCATGCGGGAGGCCGCGCTCGCCCACTCCCTCTCCGAAACCCTAGCCTTGGCCCACccgctcctcctcatcctcgtctccccCTCCGCCTCCCCCAACCACTCCACCCACTCCTACGACTACCGCGCCTTCCTCCTCCTCGGCGGCCGCCTCGTCCCGGCCTCGCTCTTCGTCGTCAACGTCGGGCCCGGATTCCGGGACCAGTACCACGCCTTCACCGCCGGGTCGCCCATGCCCTGGCTGCCGTCGGCTCCGGCGCCGGGGCACGCGCACACCATCGGGGAGCAGAAGGCGGTGGATGAAATGGTGGACGGATTTGGGGTCGGGAGGCTGCAGGGGGTCCTCGGCTCTGCGGCGGGGCAGGCGGCCGAGATGGATGAGATGTACGCAGGGATGCTCAGGAAGCTGGAGAAGCTCGCCAGGGAGGTGGAGAAGAGCAATCTCCGTGTGCTCGAGCAGGTCTGGTTCTCCAATCCTGTTATTCCTGTCTGCACTGTTGATGTTCATCACATAACTGTGCTTCTGTGTGATTGATTGGCTTAATAATTGCTTACACTGCCTTGTGCTAGAATTGTGCATTGTTGGATagagagaccagaaatttgtaGTGGTTGCCTTCTTGCATTGTGGATTTTTTTTCTCAATGTGGGAAACTTAGATAAGCCTTGGATAGCTGGGTTTGATTGTAACTATAATTCAGGTTTTCGGTTGCCAAGAGTGTCTTGTAACGGTAGATTCGACCATTTAACAGAAGGCGGATATAGGTTCCACTCAGCATTCACCATATGTTGCCTGAATTCTCCCATGCACTCCTTGTTTTGAACCAGCTGCATGCATTAGTATAGAACTATCCGGTAACTGGCTAGGAGGCAATTGCACAGTTGCACTATCTATTAGATCGCTCTTCATTTCTTTAAGCAAAAAATGTTAGAATCTTGATGGCCTACAAAGCCACATCAGATGGGCATCTCAGGCCTGCAACTATTGTATTATTTGATTGTATTTGGCAAGATACATCACCAACTAAAAgttggggagggagggaggagagaggaACCAAGAATATCAGTTCCAACATGCCATAAATGGATGGCACAAAATGGTGTTTCGGATTCCTTAGTTGCTTAGGTCTGTTTGAAAATTATTACAACAGTTGGATTGTGACTATAATCTATATTTACAGTTGACTAAAGCCCTAAACTGGCATGTCATACCAATTGCTTCCATTTAACAGTAGCCTGAATATTCAAGGCAGATTGCCTGAACTCTCCCGTGCATTCCTTGTTTCAAACCATCCACGTGCATTGGTTTGGAAGTTTCTGGTAACAAGCTAAGGAGCACTACCATTAGACAACTCTTGTAAAAAAAAAATTTCCTTTTGGCGAGGAATAACTCTTGGAATCTTGGTAGTTTATTAAGACATATCAAATGGGCACAGGGGGCTTGTAACTACTGTATTATTGATTGgaggaaaaggaaacaaaaaaactCAATTCTAGCATGCTCAACATGAATGACCTAAAATGGAGCAGCAAGCCAGTCCACCTGTGGACTGTGTTATATAGATCATCAGATAGGGTTGTACCGTC
This sequence is a window from Miscanthus floridulus cultivar M001 chromosome 10, ASM1932011v1, whole genome shotgun sequence. Protein-coding genes within it:
- the LOC136487475 gene encoding uncharacterized protein; this encodes MHQSSSQTRNGSCKDCKASVLQEQTSRPHSRQHNRSATSSNPMALGDSATATPPVAKLSISGAALAALLHRCAAAAGDCDGLLFGRAAHLPAPPAALSDYDDAAAAAPPAPALSISVSGHCSLSHPSSLSDSLDRFRPPSSSPAPIGFFSSRRRTALRPSMREAALAHSLSETLALAHPLLLILVSPSASPNHSTHSYDYRAFLLLGGRLVPASLFVVNVGPGFRDQYHAFTAGSPMPWLPSAPAPGHAHTIGEQKAVDEMVDGFGVGRLQGVLGSAAGQAAEMDEMYAGMLRKLEKLAREVEKSNLRVLEQEKRNLVLRYKYAGME